From the Cryptomeria japonica chromosome 2, Sugi_1.0, whole genome shotgun sequence genome, one window contains:
- the LOC131061977 gene encoding uncharacterized protein LOC131061977, with the protein MYRHLERLWCRIFQHKYLDVDDPKRILTIANSHGGLTAWRFLWDARKLIINHLTWRINNGKLANFWANSWNGHDQLDKLDAISPYLKDLRRKVGTKVADYMIKENTWDDKLKWFNLSEYGLPMDIWNILKEELDCRRIILSNREDEIIWCGAKSGEYSTRMGYQIQVQLEENGIWSDRLYWDPGMLPKDGALLWVALHKRCLTGDRLNTIGIAGPSRCVLCKNDSETTNNLFLNCEYDSSLELVT; encoded by the coding sequence ATGTATAGGCACCTAGAAAGATTGTGGTGTAGAATTTTTCAGCATAAGTACCTAGATGTGGATGATCCAAAGCGCATACTCACGATAGCGAATTCTCATGGGGGTTTGACAGCCTGGAGATTTTTGTGGGATGCTAGGAAATTGATTATTAACCATTTAACATGGCGGATAAATAATGGAAAGCTTGCGAACTTCTGGGCAAACTCTTGGAATGGCCATGACCAACTTGATAAATTGGATGCCATCTCGCCTTATTTGAAGGATTTGAGAAGGAAAGTTGGCACCAAAGTTGCAGATTATATGATCAAAGAAAACACTTGGGATGATAAATTGAAATGGTTCAACTTATCAGAGTATGGGCTGCCAATGGATATTTGGAATATTCTCAAGGAAGAACTGGATTGTAGAAGAATCATTCTTTCTAATAGGGAGGATGAAATTATCTGGTGTGGTGCTAAATCTGGAGAATATTCAACAAGAATGGGATACCAAATTCAGGTGCAGCTTGAGGAAAATGGTATTTGGTCAGATAGATTATATTGGGATCCCGGTATGCTACCCAAAGATGGTGCACTCCTTTGGGTTGCGCTACATAAAAGATGCTTGACAGGGGACAGACTTAATACAATTGGCATTGCAGGTCCTTCGAGATGTGTTCTTTGCAAAAATGATTCAGAAACAACGAATAATTTATTCTTGAATTGTGAGTATGATTCCTCGTTGGAATTGGTTACTTAA